The stretch of DNA TGAAACTCTTCATAATTGGATGTTTCAATCCGTTTACCATCAATTTCATGATCATGGAATACGATTAAAACATCATCTTTGGTCAAATGAATATCCAATTCGCTTCCATAAAATTGATGTTGTCCTGCTAATCTCAGTGCCATGATGGAGTTTTGGGCACTCCCTTCCGATTTCCAAAAACCGCGGTGCGCAATAATTTGTGTGGATTGTGCTTGTGCCATCATAGAGGATAAAACAATAAAGCTTGAAGTGATGAATTTCTTGAACATGGAACATTTATTTTCTTGGACAAATGTACTTGGAAAATGAGATGAAAAATCACTCTTCAAGAGATACAACAATTATTTAAACTAGCGTTAACGATAATTTAAAATACCTTTCATTTCCTTTCTACAACTTTGTTCCATCTAAAAAAAAACAACACATGAAAAGACAACTGATTACCTGTACATTTTTATTGTCTGGTTGGTTTCTACATGCCCAAAATGTAGCGAGAGGAATAATTTACGAAGACCATAATCGTAACGGAATATTCGATCAAAATGAAAAGCGATTACCTCATATATTGGTGAGTAATGGAATTGATATCGTACCATCCAATGACCAAGGAGAATATGAAATTCCAGTAACCGATGAAACCATTTTATTTGTTATCAAACCTTCAAATTATCAATTTGCTGTATTAAAAAATCAATTGCCTCAATCGTATTATATCCACAAGCCTAAAGGTTCACCAGCATTAAAATATGGAGGATCTAAACCTACAGGACCTTTACCGAAATCCATAGATTTTGGTTTGGTACCTACTACAGAAGGAAATGAGTTTTCTGCTTTGGTATTCGGAGACCCACAAGCATACACGATGGAGGAAGTGGAGTATTTTTCAAAAGGAATTGTACAAGAATTGAAAGGTGTAAAAAACATGCAATTTGGAATTTCTTTGGGAGATTTGGTTGGAGACGATTTGGTTTTGCATCAACCTTATATCAAAGCTGTAAAAGAAATTGGTATTCCTTGGTACAATGTGATAGGGAATCATGATATGGATTATGATGCTTCAGAAGATCGTTATGCTGATGATACATTTGAAAATAATTTTGGACCAGCGAATTATTCTTTTAATGTCGGAAAGGCACATTTTATTGTATTGGATAATATTTTGTATCCTGATCCTCGCGATAACAAAGGGTATTGGGGAGGATTTCGAGAAGATCAATTAAAATTTATAGCAAACGATTTAAAATATGTATCTAAAGATCAACTCATCGTTTTAGCATTTCATATTCCCTTAAAACATCATCATGAAGATGCATTTAAAAATGAATCCCGTCAACGATTGTTTGATTTATTAAAAGATTTTCCACATACGGTATCCTTGTCAGCACATACACATTTGCAACAACAATTGTATTATGGGAAAGAAGAAGGATGGCATCAAGAAAAGCCTCATCATGAATACAATGTAGGGACGACTTCAGGCGATTGGTATTCGGGTGAGAAGGATTCGAATGGTGTTCCAGTATCTACGATGCGTGATGGTACACCAAAAGGATATGCGATTTTAAAGGTCAAAGGAAATCGCTATTCGTTTGATTACAAAGTAGCGAATCAACCCCAAGCGTATCAAATGAATATTTATCACACCCAACGTATTCCACAAGGTTCGAAAAGTAAAGCCATGTTAATGGTTAATTTCTTTATGGGAAGAGCGGGAGATGTTGTCGAATATCAGTTGAATGGAGGAGAATGGAAAAAGATGAATTATTCGCCTGCTGTGGATTACCATTATTTGAAAACCATCATGAATTTTGATGAAGATGCTCTCCAATTTCAAGGTAAACGACCTTCGGATGCTGTGACTTCCACGCATATGTGGTCGGTCCGATTACCTTCTAAAATTAGTGGTAAGCATCATATTCGAGTGCGTGCGACCGATCAATACGGAAATGTCCATTATGGGACCGCCGAATACGAAGTGGTGAAATAATCCCTTTTTTCGTCGTTTGTTTGATGAGTCTTAAGTGTTCTTAAGGCTCATTATTGTTTTAATAACATGAAGAAAACGTTAATTCCTTCAGCCTATTTCTTAGGATTTAACCATTTCTTTAAAAACGCTTAAAATTCGCTTAATCTCCTTCAGGTGTAAGACCAATAGCTTTGTGACAACTTAACAATTCACAGACAAAGCAACTTATTAAGTACTCTACGTATGAAAAAAAGACACCTTCCAATGGTTATCGCTTGTAGTTTAATGACCATGTCCACCGTACAAGCTTATACCAATCATTCCATCACTTATGAAACCTTAGACCTAAATGAGCAAGGACCTATAAAAGGTCGAATTACAGACGCTGACGGTTTGGGCGTCGCGGATGCCGAGATAACGATTTTAGGAACGGATTATGTCACCTATACGGATCCGGAAGGATTTTTTGATTTTGGGATTCATGTCTCGGATGCTAAAATTCTCGTGACTTCGTTGGAACATGATGCTGTCGAAATACAAGTACCAGCCAATGGAAGAATAGAGATTCAATTGAAATCTCCAGAAGTTAACCAACTATCAGAAGTAGTGGTTACTGCCTTAGGGATTAAACGAGAAGAGCGAAAATTAGGATTCTCTCAACAAACCATTGGATCAGATGAATTGGCGACAGCAGAAGCTCAGAACTGGTCATCTGGTTTAAAAGGAAAAGTAGCGGGTTTACAAATTACATCAGCTTCTTCTGGGCTAATCAACTCACAAGGAATTAAATTAAGAGGAAATAATTCCCTTGATCAAAATAAAAACTATGCTTTAATTGTGATTGATGGTGTGCCGATGAGTACAGAAATGACTTCTTCGGGCAATAATACGGCTTATATGGGGAACGATTCTCCCGTTGATTTTGGAAATGCCTTATCCGAAATCAATCAGAATGACATCGAAAGTGTAACGGTACTGAAAGGACCAGCTGCTGCGGCATTATATGGTTCACGAGCAGCCAATGGTGCATTAATCATTACCACCAAATCTGGGAACAGTAAAAATCGTTTAGGGGTAGAAATCAAATCCACGACTTCCATCGATGTGGTCAATCATTGGCCCGATTACCAATACGAATATGGACAAGGAACAGGGAAGCAATTCGATGCCCATGGAAACCCATATTACTCCTATGGTGCTACAGAAGATGGACCCAATACTTCAGGCACATCTTCTGCATTTGGCCTTCGTTTCGGCTACCAACTTTACTATCAATATGATCCCGCACGGGAAGGACGCGGATTAGAACGAACGCCTTGGATTCCTTATAAAAATACACATCGCGGCTTTTGGAATACAGGATTTACACATCATCATTCGGTAACCTTATCAGGAGGCGGACCACAAGGAAGCTTTAGGGCATCTCTTGGTCATTTGAAAAATACATGGATTATGCCCAATACAGGATACGAGAATTATACGGCATCCTTGAATGGAAATTATAAATTATCTGACCATATTACCGTTTCATCCGTTGTTAATTATACCCGAAAAACATCCGACAATTTACCGAGTACAGGATATAACAATGGATCGATCGCCTATTTTATGATTATGCATTCGCCGAATATCAGTTTGGATTGGTATAAGCCACGATGGAAACAAGGATTTGATGGTGTACAAATGATTCGGCCATTCAGTTCTTATATCGATAATCCCTATGTTATCGCTTATGAGGCTGTGAACCCAATGCGCAGTTCGCAAATTGTAGGTCATGTAAAGGCTGATTTTAAATTATCCAATAAGTTCAATTTTATGTTGAGAGGTGCCTTAAATACCTTTACCCAATTCCGTGAACAAAAACGTCCATTTGATCTGAATCGGTCTCCACAAGGAAGTTACAGACGCCAAGATATTACAAAAATGGAATCCAATATCGATTTCTTATTGAACTATTCGGATCGATTCGGAGATTTTACCCTAGATGCAAATTTCGGGGGGAATCGCTTAAATTATGAATATACGAGCATGACGGTCATTGCAGATCAATTGAGTGCTCCTGGGATTTATAAATTGACCAATTCTCTAACGCCTGTGCGATCAGTGGCAGGAGATTCGAATAAAAAAGTGAACTCCTTATATGGAATGGTATCTTTCGGATGGAAGAATCAAATTTTCGTTGACATTACCGGTCGTAATGATTGGTCTTCGACGTTGCCGGCAGGGAATAATTCATTCTTTTACCCTTCGGTAACCACCAGTTTTATTTTATCCGATCTCTTGAAGATAAAGGGGCCATTCGATTACATTAAATATCGTGCAGCATTTGCTCAAGTTGGTAATGATACGGATCCATATCGTACGAATAAATATTACGATAATTCAGTTTTTCCATCGTCGAATGAAGTCGCGAATACATTATATAATTTAAATCTGAAACCAGAAATGGTCACATCTTGGGAAACAGGAATTGAATTCCAAATGTTCAAAAAACGTTTAGGATTAGATTTTACGGTGTATCAACAAAATACAGACCATCAAATTCTACGGGTACCTATTGATCCTACTTCGGGATACAATTACCGTTACATCAATGGAGGAGAAGTTCAAAACCGAGGAATAGAAATCGCTGCAAATCTAACACCGATCAAATCTGGTGATTTTAAATGGGACGTGAATTGGACCTGGTCTACCAATGAGAATAAAGTGATTTCATTAGCCGATGGAGTAGAAGGAAATCAACAGATCATTGCTACAGCTGGAACTGTCTCTATGATTGCCGTACCTGGACAATCGTCAACCGCATTATATGGGTATACTTTTGTCCGTAACGAACAAGGTCAAATTATATATGATCCCCATACAGGATTGCCCGTACGACCAACAGAAATTGAATATGTGGGAGATGCAACACCTGATTGGAGAGCGGGATTAACGAATACGTTTCGATATAAAAATTTACGTTTCAGTTTTACGTTCGATGGTCAATATGGTGGAATTGTTTATTCTCAATCGTATCATAAGTTGATGGAACAAGGGAAATTGAAAGATTCATTGCCAGGTCGAGAGGATGGATTTATTGTAGGGGACGGCGTTATTCAGCATGCGGATGGTACTTATTCACCAAATACGAAGGAAGTGGATTTAGCCACTTATTATGGGGATTATTATCGTCGTGCGAATGTAGAATCCAATTCCTTTGATGCTTCCTATCTGAAATTAAGAGAAATCAGTTTAACGTATGATTTTCCACAAAAATTAATTAAAAAAACAGGATTATCTCATGTATCATTAACGGCATTTGGACGAGATTTATGGATCATCAGTGATTTCCCTATGTATGATCCTGAAACTGCTGCACTGAATGGAAATTCATATGTTCCAGGAGTAGAAATGGGGCAAATGCCATCGACAGCTACTTATGGTTTAACCCTAAAAGCATCTTTCTAATCTTAATTCACATTACAACAATGAAAAAATATACAATCACATGCATAACTGCAATTTGCATGACCTTAGGCATAACATCTTGTACCGATCAATTTGAAGAAACCAACATCAACCCTAATTTAATTTCAGAAATCACTTCTGGAGCAGTTTTAAATCCAGTTATTTATACGATGCTCAGCAATAATACGGCTAAAAATTATGATATTACGGCCTAATTGATGCAAGTGCATATTCCTTATCCCAGCAATGCTTTAGGAGTACATCGTTATGATATTACCCAAGGGACAGGAAACTCTACATGGACCACGACATATACCCAATTGATTAATCTCGAAGAAATGCTAAAGGTGAGTCGTGAAAAAGGAGATGTAAACTATGAGGCCATTGCTTTGACGTTAAGGGCGTGGATGATGTCCAATTTAACAGATATGTTTGGGGATGTTCCCTTTTCGGAAGCAGCTCAGGGGGAATCAGGAAATTTTACGCCAAAATTTGATCGTCAAAAAGAGATTTACGCCAAAATTTTTGAGGACTTAGAATATGCCAATCATTTATATCAAAACAGTTTGGGGATGAAATATGGGGCAGATATTTTATTTCATGGCGACCTTACAAAATGGAGAAAATTAACGAATTCCCTTCACCTTCGTTTATTATTGCGGGTGTCCAATCAACCTGATTTTAATTCATGGGAACAAATGCAGCGTATTTTAAACGATGAAGCAACATATCCTGTGTTTACATCCAATGAAGATGCAGCTGTTTTGCAAGTAACAGGTATAGCACCTAATCTTTCGCCATGGCAACGCGAACAAGATTATCGCGATAATCGCGCATTCGCTTCTTTTTTTGTGGATGGGCTAAATGCTATGAATGATCCTCGCTTGCCTTTCTTTGTGACCCAAGCAAGTTCCAATGATGGTCAATTGTTAGGCTATCAAGGCATTCCAGCGGCTTATGATGGCAATAGTTCTCAATTTAACTTTACACCCTCGCGTCCCAATACCACTTTTGTAGAGGAACCCATGAAAATGGTCTTGATGTCTTATGCAGAAGTGGAGTTTATTAAAGCTGAAATGGCTTTAAAGGGTTACTTTTCAAATGCAGATTTGCATTATACCAATGGAATAAAGGCAGCTATTGCCTTGTGGACTGGAGCTGAACCTACAGAAGATTATCTGTTGCAAGAAAGTGTCGCATTCAATGGGACCTTGGAACAACTGATGACTCAGAAATATTATGCCTTATTTTTTACGGATTTTCAGCAATGGTACGAATACCGACGAACAGGATATCCTGTATTGCCTAAAACGACCACGATGTTGAATCAGCAGCAAGTTCCCAACCGTTTATTGTATCCTACTTCTGCCCAAAATTTAAATCCTATCCATTATCAACAGGCTGTGGAAGCGATGGGAGGAGATCGTATTGATGTAAAGGTATGGTGGGAATCTATTCCTTAATTATTCTAGAAATCAGGTATAAAGAAAGACTTTCAAAAGGAGAGTCTTTTTTTATGGAATAGAGTCCCATTTTAATTGGGTTTCAGCATCAAATATTTTTTGTTCTTCTTCTGAAAGGCGTTGACGCATTAATTTCAATGTATATCCTCCTGCTAATAGGTATTGGTTTTCAATCACCATCCAATCGGTAATAAGATCCATCGGGATTTCAATGAGATCATGCTGTTGAACTTCTGTTATATAGAGGGGTTGATTGTCGACTCTACCTGACAGTTGACCGTTTTCTTTGACAACATCAGTAATCCAAAGATGTTCTTTTCCGCCCGGATAAAGAATCCCTATTTTAATTGCAAATGTTCGGTTGTGTGGGGATTCTATGTAGTTTTCAAAGATGGAAAATTGAGCTTTTGCTTGGGCTATGGCATCATTCATTTCTGTATCATCATAGGCCATCCATGTCACATTTCGAGAATTCTGATTCTCCTCCGAAACTGATTTGAAAGGGGGGCTAGGTTGGCATGCCAAAAGGCAATACAACAAACTGATACTAAAAAGGGGTGTTAATGTGGTGGCTTTCATGCTTGCATGGCATTAGTCCTATAAAAATAGAATGATTTTGGGAATCCATGCCATTAAATCCATTTAAATTAAACAATAAAGGATAAAGTTATTAAATTTAATCCATGAACAAAAAACGAATGTTACGATTAATCATAGGTTGTTTATTTCTCCTATGGTCTTGCCAAGAAAATAAAATGCCCGATGGGGAAGAACAACAATCCCCTCTACCGTTAATAAAAGAAAAGGCTCAAGAAGCTTATCGCTTTATTCAAGCCCAAGGGATGAATACCGATTTTTGTGTATTGATTGACTTCAGTCTACATTCGGGACGTAAGCGTCTTTTTGTATGGGATTTTCAACAAAATCAAGTGGTGGAATCTTTCCTCGTAAGTCATGGCGCGGGATCTCACCCTTGGAGTGGAACAGCTTCTAAGGAAAGTCCTTCCTTTAGTAACGAAGATGGTAGTCATTTGTCTTCTCTAGGGAAATATGCGATTGGAGAGCGAGGATGGAGCAACTGGGGAATTCATGTGAAATATTTATTGCATGGATTAGAAGAACAAAATTCCAATGCTTTAAAACGAGTAATTGTGCTGCATTCTTGGGAAAGGGTTTCGGATAATGAAGTCTATCCCGAAGGTACACCGGAAGGATGGGGATGTCCCGCAGTTTCCAATCAAGCAATGGAGACGTTAGATGGTTATTTAAAAAATGTAAATCAACCCGTTTTATTATGGATTTATACCCATTAAATTAGAGAAAACAAAAGATTTTAAATGTTTAAAATCAGTAAGATAGAAAACGTTTTTTAATTGGAAAGGATAATTTATTTGTTTTATTAACTGAAATATGGGTTTTATAAATCGTCTTCTAAAATCGGTACAAATTGTCGTTTATTTGTACCATATAAATAAGCCTAACCAACTTAAACTTTATATAGCACATTTGATTTATTAGTGTATTTAGAATTCAAGTGTTATTTTTACAAACGTAGAGCGAGTTCAATGCCCCAATAATTGAATTCGCTTTTTTAAATTTTCTTATATTGTGTATTAAAAAAAGGACGATGAATTCTCATCGTCCTTTTTTTGTTTATTTTGAGTTGTTCTGTTTTTGTTAGGCAAAGTGGTACAAGAAAACCACATCTCCTGTATAGGCCTATTTCTTTTCTCCTTTGATTTCTAAATCAGCAGAAATAACCACTTTAATAATTCCTCTAAGATTCGAAATGGATTTTAATTTAGCATTTAAACGCACTTCATTATCGACTAAAACTGGTTGACCAAATTTGATATTTTCAATCCCATAATTAATTTCCATTTTTACATTATGAACCTCAGCAATTTGTTTCCATAAATAAGGGATTAATGACAATGTTAAATAACCGTGCGCAATCGTTGATTTAAACGGTCCTTCGTTTTGTGCTTTTTCCTCATTCACATGAATCCATTGGTGATCCAATGTCGCTTCAGCAAATTTATTGATTTGATCTTGATCAATTTTGTGCCAATCTGAAACTCCAATCGGTTTACCTTCAAATGCTTTGTATTCCTCGAAATTGTTTATGATAACCATTATTCTTAACTTTTAGTTGAGTTTGTTGACCAAAAGTAATGATATATATCTAATATTGGAAAAAAAAAAGGGGGCAATCAGAATTTATAACATTTTTTCACACTGATGTTAAAACTTCATCAAAATTTCTAATTCGTCAATAGAGGAAAAGAATTTTTAAAATCAATGATTTCATCCTATCTTTAAATCATTCATAAATCAATACATAAACAATTCAATATGGAAAATCACGGAGGAGATATCTCTAAATGCCCATTTCATAATGGGAGCATGCATCAAGGACAACCGAATAGTGTAGCTGGACGTGGAACACAAAATAAAGATTGGTGGCCTAACCAATTGAACTTAAATATTCTAAAACAACATGATACAAAAACCAATCCTATGGGAGAGGATTTTGATTATGCAGAAGAATTTAAAACACTCGATTTAGAAGCTTTAAAAGCAGATTTACATGCGTTAATGACGGATTCTCAGGATTGGTGGCCGGCTGATTTCGGACACTATGGACCATTATTTATTCGTATGGCTTGGCACTCTGCAGGAACATACCGTGTACAAGATGGTCGTGGTGGAGCTGGTGAAGGACAACAGCGCTTTGCGCCATTAAATTCATGGTCAGATAACGTGTCATTGGATAAAGCGCGTCGTTTGTTATGGCCGATCAAACAAAAATACGGACGTAAAATTTCGTGGGCAGATTTAATGATCTTAACAGGAAATGTAGCATTAGAATCTATGGGATTCAAAACTTTAGGATTTGCAGGAGGACGTGCTGATGTTTGGGAACCAAATCAAGATGTGTACTGGGGTTCTGAAAAAACATGGTTAGCTGGTGACGTACGTTACGGAAGTGGTGGATCATCGGGAGTGGAAGGTGATGATGTAATCATTACGGAAGATAGCAACAGTGAAAAACACCGTACACGTGATTTGGATAATCCATTGGCAGCAGTACAAATGGGATTAATCTATGTGAATCCAGAAGGACCAGATGGAAATCCTGATCCAATCGCTTCAGCTAAGGATATCCGTGAGACGTTTGGACGTATGGCCATGAATGATGAAGAAACATTGGCATTAATCGCTGGTGGACATACCTTCGGGAAAACGCATGGTGCAGGACCAGCAGATCATGTAGGAGAGGATCCAGAATCAGCAGGATTAGAAGCCCAAGGGTTAGGATGGCACAATACTTTTGGTACTGGTAAAGGGGGAGATACTATTACCTCAGGTCTAGAAGTAACTTGGACATCGAAACCAACGGAATGGTCGAACTTATTCTTATCGTACTTATTTGGATTCGAGTGGGAATTAACTCAATCACCTGCTGGCGCTCACCAATGGGTAGCGAAAGATGTGGGAGAAATTATTCCTCATGCACACGATCCAAATAAAAAATTACGTCCAACCATGTTAACGTCGGATTTAGCTTTACGTTTTGATCCAGAATATGAAAAAATTGGGCGTCGTTTCTTGGAAAATCCAGCTGAATTTGAAGATGCTTTCCGTAAAGCTTGGTTCAAATTGACACACCGTGATATGGGACCACGTAGCCGTTACTTAGGACCAGACGTACCACAAGAAGAATTTGTATGGCAAGATCCGATTCCAGCAGTTGATTATGAATTAATCAATGAAGATGATATCGCAAACTTAAAACAACAAATTTTAAGCTTAGGTTTATCGGTTTCTGAATTGGTGGGTACTGCATGGGCTTCTGCTTCAACGTTCCGTGGTTCAGACAAGCGTGGAGGAGCTAATGGGGCGCGTATCCGTTTAGAACCAATGAAAAACTGGGAAGTGAATAATCCAGTTCAATTAGCTAAAGTTTTAAAAGCTTACGAAGGATTACAAGCCTCTTTTGGTAAAAAAGTTTCTATTGCAGATTTAATTGTTTTAGGAGGTGCAGCAGGGATCGAGAAAGCTGCTAAAGATGCTGGTTATGATATTACAGTTCCATTTGCACCTGGTCGTGCAGACGCTTCGCAAGATCAAACGGATATTGAATCAATCCAATGGTTAGAGCCGGTAGCAGATGGTTTCAGAAACTATCGTAAATACACTAATAGGGCTGTTTCAACAGAGGAATTATTAATTGATAAAGCGCAATTATTAACATTAAATGTACCAGAATTAGTGGTATTATTTGGTGGTTTACGTGCGATTAATATCAATTACAATGGATCAAACCATGGAATTTTCACGGATCGTCCAGGGCAATTAACCAATGATTTCTTTGTAAATTTATTGGATATGTCGACTGAATGGAAAGCCATGGATCATTCGAAAGAAACATATTTAGGATCTTGTCGTAAAACAGGAGCGGCGAAATACACAGGGACTCGCAACGACTTAGTTTTCGGATCTAACTCTGAATTACGTTCTATTGCGGAAGTGTATGCTTCTGCAGATGCCAACGAAAAATTTGTCAATGATTTCGTTAAAGCATGGAACAAAGTTATGAATGCCGATCGATTTGATTTAAAATAATTTCATCGCATATAAATAAAAAAGGAGCTTGTACAAGCTCCTTTTTTTATGAAGTTTCCCTTCACTTAAGAACGGTTATCATCAGTTCAAATTAGAATGAGTTTAGATTTGAATAAATATTTAAAAATATTATTACAAAAAGTATTATTGTTTTTTAACATTTAATATCTTTAAAGTATATGTGGAATCACACGCATATAACACCAATTTATTTACATGAGAGCTGCGAACATTCAGTTGTTAGCGGCTCTTTTTGCTTTAGGTTTAAGACTTAAAGGAATTACGAATTACGATTTTTGCCTTACGCCTTACGCCTAATGAGTTTTGAGCCAAGACGTATAACGTACGACTTACCATGTATAACTTAAATCCTGCTGTCAGGCTGAGCATTCTAAGATAAAAACAAGTAATCAAGTAATTAATTTTACAAAAGGATCATTTCTTTTTGCGACGGCAAATATTCTTAAGACAATTTTGTTTGCAACAGCATTTAAAGCTGTAAGCTTATGCTTTCCTTTTTCTAATTTTTGTTCGTAATATTTTTTTAATTGAGGATCGTGCTGGATGGCACTTCCTGCAGCTTTAAATAAAATGGACTTTAGTGTTTTGTCCCTCAAAAAATGTGTTTTTGTCCGGCTTTTGACACTACTGCCTGACTGATAAGGAAATGGAGCTAAGCCACAATGACAATTAAATTTACGGGCATCTGTAAAGCGAGTAAAATTATCAGTTTCTATAATGCACTTAATTGACGTAATGGTACCAACACCTATAACAGAGGATATTTTTGTGTAGGTAGTATTTAGATCCTGACTTGATTTTACTATTTCCATCATTTGTTTTTCTAAATCTTGTATCGTGTTTTTGATGGATTTTAATTGTTTTTGCTCAAGCTTTATTAATTGTTTCAATGCTACTTTTTCATTTAGTATCATTTCCGCTTTTAAGCTATTTTGTATTTGTACTGACATTTTTACGTATCGTTCACGTGCTGTCATAAGTGCTTTTAACTTTCTTAATGATTCACAAGGCAATTTAAAAGGAGATAATTTATGATGATTTGTTATAATATAATCTGCAATTCTATAGGCGTCTACTGTATCAGATTTTCCACGCTGGAGTCCTAATGAGCGCTGGAGGTCTAATGGATTAATCAAATAGTAAGTAAACATATGCTCTTCTAAAAGCCAAGATAATAGTGCTCCGTAATGTCCTGTATGTTCAAGGGCAACAACTACATTCTCTTTGTCAATATTTTTCAGCCAAGTAAGAATTTCTCTTTCTTTGTTCGCAATCACACCTTGTTGGAGTTTTCTACGGCTGTCTCTTTCCAACATACAGAAATCAAGTGTGTCTTTAGAAACATCGATACCAATGATAAATTTTTTCATAAATTTGAATTTAGGAAAACAATTCTGACACAACCTAATTGGTTTAATTACTAACGCTATTAATAAGCCTTTATGCTTAACATTCTAAATGGTACTTAAAACCAAAGAGGAGAATAGGACTAATGCTCAGGATAAACCACTACGTTTAAGAGTCGAACTAGTTCACCTATTCCCTCTGGTTGTTCAGAAATTATCTTCATTAATAATAACTGAATTTATTAAATACAAATCTAATAGCTTGTCGAAGCCTATTGATTTGTTTTAAGGTATAAGACTTAAGGGAATTAGGAATTAGGAATTAGGAATTAGGAATTACGAAATACGAATTTTGCTTAACGCTTAACGCTTAACGCTTAACGCTTAACGCTTAACGGATTATGAGTTTTGAGTTTTGAGTCAAGACGTATAACGTACGACTTACCACGTATAACTTAAATCCTGCTGTCAGGCTGAGCCTGTCGAAGCCTTTTGATTAATTTTTAAGAAATAACCTAAAATGATCAATAAATTATAATTTTTTAATTTATAAAAATTTAAAGCTTCGAAATTTCAAAATCGAACATTAAGCTTAATTAAAAGAGCTGCAATTTTTCAGTTATTGCAGCCATTAGTAATGATATTAATATTGAACGATTAATTATTCACCAAGATAACGAATCGTAAAAGTTGAAATATTTCCTAAAAGTTTTATTGTTACAGTATTACTAGTACTATCACGATAATATCGATTAAATCGAAAATTTAATCGATCCCCACTGTTTAA from Faecalibacter sp. LW9 encodes:
- a CDS encoding SusD/RagB family nutrient-binding outer membrane lipoprotein, with the protein product MQVHIPYPSNALGVHRYDITQGTGNSTWTTTYTQLINLEEMLKVSREKGDVNYEAIALTLRAWMMSNLTDMFGDVPFSEAAQGESGNFTPKFDRQKEIYAKIFEDLEYANHLYQNSLGMKYGADILFHGDLTKWRKLTNSLHLRLLLRVSNQPDFNSWEQMQRILNDEATYPVFTSNEDAAVLQVTGIAPNLSPWQREQDYRDNRAFASFFVDGLNAMNDPRLPFFVTQASSNDGQLLGYQGIPAAYDGNSSQFNFTPSRPNTTFVEEPMKMVLMSYAEVEFIKAEMALKGYFSNADLHYTNGIKAAIALWTGAEPTEDYLLQESVAFNGTLEQLMTQKYYALFFTDFQQWYEYRRTGYPVLPKTTTMLNQQQVPNRLLYPTSAQNLNPIHYQQAVEAMGGDRIDVKVWWESIP
- a CDS encoding calcineurin-like phosphoesterase family protein — protein: MKRQLITCTFLLSGWFLHAQNVARGIIYEDHNRNGIFDQNEKRLPHILVSNGIDIVPSNDQGEYEIPVTDETILFVIKPSNYQFAVLKNQLPQSYYIHKPKGSPALKYGGSKPTGPLPKSIDFGLVPTTEGNEFSALVFGDPQAYTMEEVEYFSKGIVQELKGVKNMQFGISLGDLVGDDLVLHQPYIKAVKEIGIPWYNVIGNHDMDYDASEDRYADDTFENNFGPANYSFNVGKAHFIVLDNILYPDPRDNKGYWGGFREDQLKFIANDLKYVSKDQLIVLAFHIPLKHHHEDAFKNESRQRLFDLLKDFPHTVSLSAHTHLQQQLYYGKEEGWHQEKPHHEYNVGTTSGDWYSGEKDSNGVPVSTMRDGTPKGYAILKVKGNRYSFDYKVANQPQAYQMNIYHTQRIPQGSKSKAMLMVNFFMGRAGDVVEYQLNGGEWKKMNYSPAVDYHYLKTIMNFDEDALQFQGKRPSDAVTSTHMWSVRLPSKISGKHHIRVRATDQYGNVHYGTAEYEVVK
- a CDS encoding DUF2314 domain-containing protein, whose translation is MKATTLTPLFSISLLYCLLACQPSPPFKSVSEENQNSRNVTWMAYDDTEMNDAIAQAKAQFSIFENYIESPHNRTFAIKIGILYPGGKEHLWITDVVKENGQLSGRVDNQPLYITEVQQHDLIEIPMDLITDWMVIENQYLLAGGYTLKLMRQRLSEEEQKIFDAETQLKWDSIP
- a CDS encoding SusC/RagA family TonB-linked outer membrane protein — encoded protein: MKKRHLPMVIACSLMTMSTVQAYTNHSITYETLDLNEQGPIKGRITDADGLGVADAEITILGTDYVTYTDPEGFFDFGIHVSDAKILVTSLEHDAVEIQVPANGRIEIQLKSPEVNQLSEVVVTALGIKREERKLGFSQQTIGSDELATAEAQNWSSGLKGKVAGLQITSASSGLINSQGIKLRGNNSLDQNKNYALIVIDGVPMSTEMTSSGNNTAYMGNDSPVDFGNALSEINQNDIESVTVLKGPAAAALYGSRAANGALIITTKSGNSKNRLGVEIKSTTSIDVVNHWPDYQYEYGQGTGKQFDAHGNPYYSYGATEDGPNTSGTSSAFGLRFGYQLYYQYDPAREGRGLERTPWIPYKNTHRGFWNTGFTHHHSVTLSGGGPQGSFRASLGHLKNTWIMPNTGYENYTASLNGNYKLSDHITVSSVVNYTRKTSDNLPSTGYNNGSIAYFMIMHSPNISLDWYKPRWKQGFDGVQMIRPFSSYIDNPYVIAYEAVNPMRSSQIVGHVKADFKLSNKFNFMLRGALNTFTQFREQKRPFDLNRSPQGSYRRQDITKMESNIDFLLNYSDRFGDFTLDANFGGNRLNYEYTSMTVIADQLSAPGIYKLTNSLTPVRSVAGDSNKKVNSLYGMVSFGWKNQIFVDITGRNDWSSTLPAGNNSFFYPSVTTSFILSDLLKIKGPFDYIKYRAAFAQVGNDTDPYRTNKYYDNSVFPSSNEVANTLYNLNLKPEMVTSWETGIEFQMFKKRLGLDFTVYQQNTDHQILRVPIDPTSGYNYRYINGGEVQNRGIEIAANLTPIKSGDFKWDVNWTWSTNENKVISLADGVEGNQQIIATAGTVSMIAVPGQSSTALYGYTFVRNEQGQIIYDPHTGLPVRPTEIEYVGDATPDWRAGLTNTFRYKNLRFSFTFDGQYGGIVYSQSYHKLMEQGKLKDSLPGREDGFIVGDGVIQHADGTYSPNTKEVDLATYYGDYYRRANVESNSFDASYLKLREISLTYDFPQKLIKKTGLSHVSLTAFGRDLWIISDFPMYDPETAALNGNSYVPGVEMGQMPSTATYGLTLKASF